A DNA window from Amycolatopsis sp. DSM 110486 contains the following coding sequences:
- the rfbC gene encoding dTDP-4-dehydrorhamnose 3,5-epimerase produces MKAIPVPAISGLILFQPTPHRDERGFFSRTFDADVARSVGIDPDAFVQDSVSRSVRGVVRAMHLRSGAGEAKLVRCSFGEVFDVVVDLRPESPTFRAMETFRLSGDTQVSIYIPAGCAHGFQALSDIADVSYRIDRVHNPDEDVSIAYNDPELAIPWPLPPTLMSERDKTAPSLAEALQT; encoded by the coding sequence ATGAAAGCCATTCCCGTGCCGGCGATCTCCGGCCTGATCCTCTTCCAGCCGACCCCGCACCGCGACGAGCGCGGGTTCTTCTCGCGCACCTTCGACGCGGACGTCGCGCGGTCCGTCGGCATCGACCCGGACGCGTTCGTGCAGGACAGCGTGTCGCGGTCGGTGCGGGGCGTCGTGCGGGCGATGCATCTGCGCTCGGGCGCCGGTGAGGCGAAACTGGTCCGGTGTTCGTTCGGCGAGGTGTTCGACGTGGTCGTGGACCTGCGGCCGGAGTCGCCGACTTTCCGGGCCATGGAAACGTTCCGGCTTTCCGGCGACACGCAGGTGAGCATTTACATCCCGGCCGGGTGCGCGCACGGCTTTCAAGCACTTTCCGATATCGCTGACGTCTCGTATCGCATCGATCGCGTGCACAATCCGGACGAAGACGTCAGTATCGCCTACAACGATCCCGAACTCGCGATTCCGTGGCCGCTGCCGCCCACGCTGATGTCCGAACGCGACAAGACCGCGCCCTCGCTGGCTGAGGCGCTGCAGACCTAG
- a CDS encoding glycosyltransferase family A protein, producing the protein MSTVPRLTIGLPVYNGEEFLGEALDALLGQTYEDFELVISDNASADGTEEICRQYAVKDSRIRYVRQARNVGATPNHNVLLDMARGELFKWASHDDLYGRELLAKCIAVLDERPEVIVAHSHQAIIDGNGAVTVPLEYVHKTDAPRPSTRFKSLLFEPGGDDFYGVMRTDVLRRVTPMDSYHHADRTYVAELALHGPFHQVPELLYFRRDHPDRAERANPSKRSRCANLDPKRGNPVTNPTARLLAEYVWGYVHGIRTAPLSSRERRACYLALVEWFSSRARPGGGGERVEDRAPVAADELSMTVDLVVAGRERRVS; encoded by the coding sequence ATGAGCACGGTTCCCCGGCTGACCATCGGTCTGCCCGTGTACAACGGCGAGGAGTTCCTGGGCGAGGCGCTCGACGCCTTGCTCGGTCAGACGTACGAGGACTTCGAACTGGTCATCTCCGACAACGCGTCGGCCGACGGCACCGAAGAGATCTGCCGCCAGTACGCGGTGAAGGACTCGCGCATTCGCTACGTGCGCCAGGCCCGCAACGTCGGCGCGACGCCGAACCACAACGTGCTGCTCGACATGGCGCGCGGCGAGCTGTTCAAGTGGGCCTCGCACGACGACCTCTACGGGCGCGAGCTGCTGGCCAAGTGCATCGCGGTGCTCGACGAGCGGCCCGAGGTCATCGTGGCGCACTCGCACCAGGCGATCATCGATGGGAACGGCGCGGTGACCGTGCCGCTGGAGTACGTGCACAAGACCGACGCGCCGCGGCCGTCGACGCGGTTCAAGAGCCTGCTGTTCGAACCCGGCGGCGACGACTTCTACGGCGTGATGCGCACCGACGTGCTGCGCCGAGTCACGCCGATGGACAGCTACCACCACGCCGACCGCACCTACGTGGCCGAGCTGGCGTTGCACGGGCCGTTCCACCAGGTGCCGGAGCTGCTGTACTTCCGCCGCGACCACCCGGACCGCGCCGAGCGTGCGAACCCGAGCAAGCGCTCGCGGTGCGCGAACCTCGATCCCAAGCGCGGCAACCCGGTCACGAACCCGACGGCGCGGTTGCTGGCCGAATACGTGTGGGGTTACGTGCACGGTATCCGCACGGCGCCGCTGTCTTCGCGCGAACGCCGCGCGTGCTACCTCGCGCTGGTCGAGTGGTTCTCGAGCCGGGCGCGCCCGGGCGGCGGCGGGGAGCGAGTCGAGGACCGCGCACCGGTGGCGGCCGACGAGCTGTCGATGACCGTCGACCTCGTGGTGGCCGGACGCGAACGGCGGGTTTCGTGA
- a CDS encoding polysaccharide pyruvyl transferase family protein yields the protein MTTRVGVFGLLGSGNLGNDGSLEAVLGFLRAEHPDAAVTAFCGGPEVVQARYGVPAVRLNWYSDEYRTAAGVRAIATKALGKLVDVVRTALWVRRQNVVIVPGMGVLEATLPLRPWGFPYALFLLSLLGRLFGTKVALVSVGADRISMPATRFLVRQAAQLAAYRSYRDELSRSAMAGMGVRTAGDGVYPDLAFALPTPVADEDPRAVGVGVMAYYGGNEDRSRGEEIYRSYVDSLTEFVRYLVADGRPVRLFIGDRADLAVVDEIVAAVDSPLVTAEPPGSLGELMTAMAGVGTVVATRYHNVLCALKAGKPTVAIGYAKKNDVLMAEMGLGEFCQEARSVDVPRLIAQFEELESRASELKATLDERNEDNKQRLKSQFAVLSSTLFPVSEAR from the coding sequence GTGACCACACGCGTCGGTGTGTTCGGGCTCCTGGGCTCGGGCAACCTCGGCAACGACGGGTCGCTGGAAGCCGTGCTCGGTTTCCTGCGCGCGGAACACCCGGACGCCGCGGTGACGGCGTTCTGCGGCGGACCGGAGGTCGTGCAGGCCCGCTACGGCGTGCCCGCGGTCCGGCTGAACTGGTACTCCGACGAGTACCGCACGGCGGCCGGCGTACGCGCGATCGCCACGAAGGCGCTGGGCAAGCTCGTCGACGTGGTGCGCACGGCGCTCTGGGTGCGCCGCCAGAACGTGGTGATCGTGCCGGGCATGGGGGTGCTGGAGGCGACGCTCCCGTTACGGCCGTGGGGTTTCCCCTACGCGTTGTTCCTGCTTTCGCTGCTGGGGCGGCTGTTCGGCACGAAGGTGGCGCTGGTCAGCGTGGGCGCGGACCGGATCAGCATGCCGGCCACGCGGTTCCTGGTGCGGCAGGCGGCGCAGCTCGCCGCGTACCGGTCCTACCGCGACGAGCTGTCGCGTTCGGCCATGGCGGGCATGGGCGTGCGGACCGCGGGTGACGGCGTGTACCCGGACCTCGCGTTCGCGTTGCCGACGCCGGTCGCGGACGAAGATCCCCGGGCCGTGGGCGTCGGCGTGATGGCCTACTACGGCGGGAACGAGGACCGGTCGCGGGGCGAGGAGATCTACCGGTCCTATGTGGATTCCCTGACGGAGTTCGTGCGGTACCTCGTGGCCGACGGCCGGCCGGTGCGGCTGTTCATCGGCGACCGCGCCGACCTCGCTGTGGTGGACGAGATCGTGGCCGCGGTGGACTCACCGCTGGTCACGGCCGAGCCGCCGGGGTCGCTGGGCGAGCTGATGACCGCGATGGCCGGCGTGGGCACGGTGGTGGCCACTCGCTATCACAACGTGCTGTGCGCGCTGAAGGCCGGGAAACCGACTGTCGCGATCGGTTACGCGAAGAAGAACGACGTGCTGATGGCGGAAATGGGCCTCGGCGAGTTCTGCCAGGAAGCGCGGTCGGTGGACGTGCCGCGGCTGATCGCGCAGTTCGAGGAGCTGGAAAGCCGCGCCTCGGAACTGAAAGCGACGCTGGACGAACGCAACGAGGACAACAAGCAACGTCTGAAATCCCAGTTCGCCGTGCTCTCGTCCACGCTCTTCCCCGTTTCGGAGGCCCGATGA
- a CDS encoding cyclopropane-fatty-acyl-phospholipid synthase family protein: MPDDFTLSRRSAMRWNAPLDETHAALLLDRLDVTDGTVVDLGAGWGELLIRAVDGTAARGIAVDTDEVAIERGRRAAKERGAQVEFVEQDAAAWQGRADRALCIGASHAFGGTRQALAALADVTDHLLYGDGCWSADPTPAAREIFGDDVLPLPGLLEACRDTGWRVLHLSTADQREWDDFESTSRAGRLRWLLANPDDPRAAETREWLDTREREYVTAYRGVLGFAYLVLVK, translated from the coding sequence GTGCCCGACGACTTCACGCTCTCCCGCCGCTCCGCGATGCGCTGGAACGCCCCGCTCGACGAAACCCACGCCGCCTTGCTGCTCGACCGCCTCGATGTCACCGACGGCACCGTCGTCGACCTCGGCGCCGGCTGGGGTGAGCTGCTGATCCGCGCGGTCGACGGCACGGCCGCGCGCGGCATCGCCGTGGACACCGACGAGGTGGCGATCGAACGCGGCCGCCGCGCGGCGAAGGAACGCGGCGCCCAGGTCGAGTTCGTCGAGCAGGACGCCGCCGCCTGGCAGGGCCGGGCCGACCGCGCGCTCTGCATCGGCGCGTCCCACGCCTTCGGCGGCACCCGCCAGGCCCTGGCCGCCCTCGCCGACGTCACCGACCACCTGCTCTACGGCGACGGCTGCTGGTCAGCCGACCCGACGCCCGCCGCTCGCGAAATCTTCGGCGACGACGTCCTCCCGCTGCCCGGCCTCCTCGAAGCCTGCCGCGACACGGGCTGGCGCGTGCTCCACCTGAGCACCGCCGACCAGCGCGAGTGGGACGACTTCGAGTCCACCTCCCGCGCCGGCCGGCTTCGGTGGCTGCTCGCAAACCCCGACGACCCACGCGCCGCCGAGACGCGCGAGTGGCTCGACACCCGCGAACGCGAGTACGTCACCGCCTACCGGGGTGTGCTGGGATTCGCCTACCTGGTGCTCGTCAAGTAA
- a CDS encoding RHS repeat-associated core domain-containing protein, whose translation MSNPLIAPTQDSTKAYSGITLLEDANDLKTAIETGDWASVAMGAVGTALDALSMAMDPFGAILAAGVGWLMEHVGPLKEALNGLTGNADQIAAQSETWKNVAGELEAVASDLQDMVQADLQSWTGSAADAYRQRSQDLASLLGSAQKGTEGAASGVKTAGEVVGAVRALVRDIIADLIGHMISWALQVVFTLGIGLTWVVPQVINAVAKTASKITDVVTKLVKALKALIPLLKKAGTLFEDAGKALKGLKGGKISAPPKPKTVDAPPKAPDVKTPPKGGGDSTTASGYTPPPKHDTPSPTKNDDSTTASSAGDTPPPLKNDPPPAAKTDDSTSASGAGGTPPPLKNDPPPKTNDSTSASSAGDTPPPAKNSPPPLDPPPADRGLPGGGNGGGTGGGKGGGKDTTSAQSSIKDTNTTPRSNDTPTADRLACGDPIDVSTGRVMLTQEDVRLDAALPLVLSRTHLSSYRIGRAFGASWASTLDQRLEADGDAVHFAAEDGTFLEYPKPVVGGEVLPVTGPAWPLTRAIDGSYVLTQPDRGRALLFSGATGRLVTVSTMTGDQHFRLSYDDAGTLTDLTHSAGHHVGVTTDGGHVTELTLLSGGAPVVLVRYAYDERANLAEVRNSSDLPLRFGYDAEGRLASWEDRNGMWYRYSYDAQGRCVRAEGRDGDLRYGLAYDPRRTTAVDSLGATTVFDLNDAFQVVAVTDPLGFTTRMEWDDRDRLLSSTDALGATTRNQYDEAGDLVEIVAADGSRTTAEYDDEHRPVKVVEADGAVWLREYTEDGDIAAAVDPLGARTRFEYARPGLPATVTGPLGEVTRYEYDAAGLPVAVTDAVGATQRTVFDRFGRPAAETTALGAVTRTAWTVEGEPLSVTRPDGTSVSYRHDGEGNLRETREATTVSRTDYSGFDRPVAVTAVDGSRVELSYDTETRVTGVRNELGARWRYEYDAAGRLAADTDYDGRRRAFRYDAAGRLVEQTSAGGRVLRFGYDAVGRIVRLDADGAVATYEYDLAGRLVRAVNEDTDLRRTYDPAGRLVEESVNGRVLSSTFDASGRRTSRTTPTGAHAEWRHDAAGRPIALLTAGRELTSVRDLEGREVERRLGNVRLRQAWDARDRLVTQTLVNGRPLQQRSLHYRHDDTVTAVDDALTGRRQLRLDPIGRPLAVEAPASRETYGYDAAGNLVQPGNRVYAGSLLKRDDTAEYEYDPDGKLVLRRTAQGNEWRYEWDGHERLVAVHTPAGHHWRYRYDALGRRVAKELLDAAGTLRTRTEFTWDGEQLAEQVTDGVRALVWHTEPGSGRVLTQTERVLHQASGEWRDHSLRGVVTDLAGAPTELLDAEQGLVWHGTLTAWGAATGPMPTPLRFAGQYHDDETGLHYNFHRYYDPTAARYLSPDPSGLRPATNPYAYVADPVGWTDPLGLAPCKLSFDQAHSTPDGPSLNLRGPRKSGKTGRTPNKIRDEQKFNDIAEKAGVPNPNKQRLTLNGDAQTMVENNRGLGGKLHEQARSDGLVSPVSKDRQAVDALGRNDPNTRNFWEQQDRRDQHTANQVTENNKQDHRDAGRDQEVDDRLRPVMDKHEATGSLLDKYDGVVVGGKHDGKHPGLEMMRDNMGDLKNNGVNKVYLESLRDDAHNGMVKDYLNSPPGSEMHPDLKKYLDSSPNGKLVGQVIDSAKKEGVDVIGIGGNPARRDLDGGAGLFQRHAMFNSYGAESVAHHQTANPGKYVMEIGEAHGKPHTWNGAAPVNVGGVDLPPRSAGIGDLLGVPQVKGDGPGGTLQRIDGSTNLS comes from the coding sequence ATGAGCAATCCCTTGATCGCGCCGACCCAGGACTCGACGAAGGCGTATTCGGGCATCACGCTGCTTGAAGACGCCAACGACCTGAAGACGGCGATCGAGACCGGTGACTGGGCGTCGGTGGCGATGGGGGCGGTCGGGACGGCGCTCGACGCGCTGTCGATGGCCATGGACCCGTTCGGCGCGATCCTCGCGGCGGGCGTCGGCTGGCTGATGGAGCACGTCGGGCCGCTCAAGGAAGCGCTCAACGGACTGACCGGCAACGCGGACCAGATCGCGGCGCAGTCGGAGACGTGGAAGAACGTCGCGGGTGAGCTGGAGGCCGTGGCCTCGGACCTGCAGGACATGGTGCAGGCGGACCTGCAGTCGTGGACGGGATCCGCGGCGGACGCGTACCGCCAGCGCAGCCAGGATCTGGCGTCTCTGCTGGGAAGTGCGCAGAAGGGCACCGAAGGCGCGGCCAGCGGTGTGAAGACGGCCGGCGAGGTCGTCGGCGCGGTGCGGGCGCTGGTGCGCGACATCATCGCCGACCTGATCGGGCACATGATCAGCTGGGCGTTGCAGGTGGTGTTCACGCTCGGGATCGGGTTGACGTGGGTGGTGCCGCAGGTCATCAACGCCGTCGCGAAGACCGCGTCGAAGATCACCGACGTCGTGACGAAGCTGGTCAAGGCGCTCAAGGCGTTGATCCCGCTGCTGAAGAAGGCGGGGACGCTGTTCGAGGACGCGGGCAAGGCGTTGAAGGGGCTCAAGGGCGGCAAGATCTCGGCGCCCCCGAAGCCGAAGACCGTCGACGCGCCGCCGAAGGCGCCCGACGTGAAGACGCCGCCGAAGGGCGGGGGCGACAGCACGACGGCGTCGGGCTACACGCCGCCGCCCAAGCACGACACTCCCTCGCCGACGAAGAACGATGACTCGACGACGGCGTCCAGCGCCGGGGACACTCCGCCGCCGCTGAAGAACGACCCGCCGCCGGCCGCGAAGACGGACGACTCGACCAGCGCGTCCGGCGCGGGCGGCACCCCGCCGCCGCTCAAGAACGACCCGCCGCCGAAGACGAACGACTCCACGAGCGCGTCCAGCGCCGGCGACACCCCGCCGCCGGCCAAGAACAGCCCGCCGCCGCTCGACCCGCCGCCGGCCGACCGCGGCCTGCCCGGCGGTGGCAACGGTGGTGGCACGGGTGGTGGCAAGGGGGGCGGCAAGGACACCACCTCCGCACAGAGCTCGATCAAGGACACCAACACCACCCCGCGCTCGAACGACACTCCGACGGCCGACCGCCTCGCCTGCGGTGACCCCATCGACGTCTCCACGGGCCGGGTCATGCTCACGCAGGAGGACGTCCGGCTGGACGCCGCGCTGCCGCTGGTCCTCTCGCGCACGCACCTGTCGTCGTACCGGATCGGGCGGGCCTTCGGCGCGTCGTGGGCCTCGACGCTCGACCAGCGGCTCGAAGCCGACGGCGACGCCGTGCACTTCGCGGCCGAAGACGGCACCTTCCTCGAGTACCCGAAGCCCGTGGTCGGCGGCGAGGTGCTGCCGGTGACCGGCCCCGCGTGGCCGCTGACGCGCGCCATCGACGGCTCCTACGTGCTCACCCAGCCCGACCGCGGCCGCGCGCTGCTGTTCTCCGGCGCGACCGGGCGCCTGGTCACGGTGAGCACGATGACCGGCGACCAGCACTTCCGCCTGTCCTACGACGACGCGGGCACGCTGACCGACCTCACGCACTCGGCGGGCCACCACGTCGGCGTGACCACCGACGGCGGCCACGTCACCGAGTTGACGCTGCTCAGCGGCGGCGCGCCGGTCGTCCTCGTGCGCTACGCCTACGACGAGCGCGCGAACCTGGCCGAGGTCCGCAACTCCTCGGACCTGCCGCTGCGCTTCGGCTACGACGCCGAGGGCCGGCTCGCGAGCTGGGAAGACCGCAACGGCATGTGGTACCGCTACTCCTACGACGCGCAGGGCCGCTGCGTACGCGCCGAAGGCCGCGACGGCGATCTGCGCTACGGCCTCGCATATGACCCGCGCCGCACCACGGCCGTCGACTCGCTCGGCGCCACCACGGTGTTCGACCTCAACGACGCGTTCCAGGTCGTGGCGGTGACCGACCCGCTCGGCTTCACCACGCGCATGGAGTGGGACGACCGCGACCGGCTGCTCTCGAGCACCGACGCGCTCGGCGCCACCACCCGCAACCAGTACGACGAGGCCGGCGATCTCGTGGAGATCGTCGCGGCCGACGGCTCCCGCACCACGGCCGAGTACGACGACGAGCACCGCCCGGTGAAGGTCGTCGAAGCCGACGGCGCGGTGTGGCTGCGGGAGTACACAGAGGACGGTGACATCGCGGCGGCCGTCGACCCACTCGGCGCGCGCACGCGCTTCGAGTACGCGCGGCCGGGGCTGCCCGCCACCGTGACCGGGCCGCTCGGCGAGGTGACGCGCTACGAGTACGACGCCGCGGGTCTCCCGGTCGCGGTGACCGACGCCGTCGGCGCGACGCAGCGCACGGTGTTCGACCGCTTCGGCCGCCCCGCCGCCGAAACCACCGCACTGGGCGCGGTCACGCGCACCGCGTGGACCGTCGAGGGCGAGCCGCTGAGCGTCACCCGCCCGGACGGCACGAGCGTGTCCTACCGTCACGACGGCGAAGGCAACCTCCGCGAAACCCGCGAAGCCACCACCGTCTCGCGCACGGACTACTCCGGGTTCGACCGGCCCGTCGCCGTGACCGCGGTCGACGGCTCGCGCGTGGAACTGAGCTACGACACCGAAACCCGCGTCACGGGCGTGCGCAACGAGCTGGGCGCGCGGTGGCGCTACGAGTACGACGCCGCCGGCCGGCTCGCGGCCGACACCGACTACGACGGCCGCCGCCGCGCCTTCCGCTACGACGCGGCGGGCCGGCTGGTCGAGCAGACCTCGGCCGGCGGCCGCGTGCTGCGCTTCGGCTACGACGCGGTGGGCCGCATCGTGCGGCTGGACGCCGACGGCGCCGTCGCCACCTACGAGTACGACCTCGCCGGCCGGCTCGTCCGGGCCGTCAACGAGGACACGGACCTGCGTCGCACCTACGACCCCGCCGGCCGCCTGGTCGAGGAGTCGGTGAACGGCCGCGTGCTGTCGTCCACTTTCGACGCTTCGGGCCGCCGCACCTCGCGCACGACGCCGACCGGCGCCCACGCCGAATGGCGCCACGACGCGGCGGGCCGGCCGATCGCGCTGCTCACCGCGGGCCGCGAGCTCACCTCCGTGCGTGACCTCGAAGGCCGCGAGGTCGAGCGGCGGCTGGGGAACGTGCGGCTGCGCCAGGCCTGGGACGCGCGCGACCGGCTCGTGACGCAGACCCTCGTGAACGGTCGGCCGCTGCAGCAGCGCTCCCTGCACTACCGCCACGACGACACCGTGACCGCGGTCGACGACGCGCTGACCGGGCGGCGGCAGCTACGGCTGGACCCGATCGGCCGTCCGCTGGCCGTCGAGGCCCCGGCGAGCCGCGAGACCTACGGCTACGACGCGGCGGGCAACCTCGTGCAGCCCGGCAACCGCGTGTACGCCGGCAGCCTGCTCAAGCGCGACGACACCGCGGAGTACGAGTACGACCCCGACGGCAAGCTCGTGCTGCGCCGGACCGCCCAAGGCAACGAATGGCGGTACGAGTGGGACGGTCACGAGCGGCTCGTCGCCGTGCACACCCCGGCCGGCCACCACTGGCGCTACCGCTACGACGCGCTCGGCCGCCGCGTCGCCAAGGAGCTCCTCGACGCCGCCGGCACCCTGCGCACCCGCACCGAGTTCACCTGGGACGGTGAGCAGCTCGCCGAGCAGGTCACCGACGGCGTGCGGGCCCTGGTCTGGCACACCGAACCCGGCAGCGGCCGCGTGCTCACGCAGACCGAACGTGTGCTGCACCAGGCGAGCGGCGAATGGCGCGACCACAGCCTCCGCGGCGTCGTCACCGACCTCGCGGGCGCCCCGACCGAGCTGCTCGACGCCGAACAGGGCCTGGTCTGGCACGGCACGCTCACCGCGTGGGGCGCCGCGACCGGTCCGATGCCGACGCCACTGCGCTTCGCCGGGCAGTACCACGACGACGAAACCGGCCTGCACTACAACTTCCACCGCTACTACGACCCGACCGCGGCGCGCTACCTCAGCCCCGACCCCTCGGGCCTGAGGCCGGCGACGAACCCGTACGCCTACGTCGCCGACCCGGTCGGCTGGACCGACCCGCTCGGGCTGGCGCCGTGCAAGCTGTCGTTCGACCAGGCGCACAGCACGCCGGACGGGCCCTCGCTGAACCTGCGCGGACCACGCAAGTCGGGCAAGACCGGCCGGACGCCGAACAAGATCCGCGACGAGCAGAAGTTCAACGACATCGCGGAGAAGGCCGGTGTGCCGAACCCGAACAAGCAGCGCCTGACGCTCAACGGCGACGCCCAGACGATGGTGGAGAACAACCGCGGGCTCGGCGGGAAGCTGCACGAACAAGCGCGCAGCGATGGCCTGGTCTCACCGGTGTCCAAGGACCGGCAGGCCGTCGATGCGCTGGGCCGCAACGACCCGAACACGAGGAACTTCTGGGAGCAGCAGGACCGGCGCGACCAGCACACGGCGAACCAGGTGACCGAGAACAACAAGCAGGACCACCGCGACGCCGGCCGCGATCAGGAAGTGGACGACCGGCTGCGCCCCGTCATGGACAAGCACGAGGCCACCGGCTCGTTGCTGGACAAGTACGACGGCGTGGTCGTCGGCGGCAAGCACGACGGCAAGCACCCGGGCCTGGAGATGATGCGCGACAACATGGGCGACCTGAAGAACAACGGCGTCAACAAGGTCTACCTGGAAAGCCTGCGCGACGACGCGCACAACGGCATGGTCAAGGACTACCTCAACTCCCCGCCCGGCAGCGAGATGCACCCGGATCTGAAGAAGTACCTCGACTCCAGCCCGAACGGCAAGCTGGTGGGCCAGGTGATCGACTCGGCGAAGAAGGAGGGCGTCGACGTCATCGGCATCGGCGGCAACCCCGCGCGGCGCGACCTCGACGGCGGCGCCGGGCTGTTCCAGCGCCACGCGATGTTCAACTCCTACGGCGCTGAGTCGGTGGCGCACCACCAGACGGCCAACCCGGGCAAGTACGTGATGGAGATCGGCGAGGCGCACGGCAAACCGCACACGTGGAACGGTGCCGCACCGGTCAACGTCGGTGGCGTCGACCTGCCGCCGAGGTCGGCGGGGATCGGCGACCTGCTCGGCGTGCCGCAGGTGAAGGGCGACGGCCCGGGTGGCACGCTGCAGCGGATCGACGGTTCGACGAACCTGAGCTGA
- a CDS encoding glutamate-1-semialdehyde 2,1-aminomutase gives MDLPRSRAANERLHRVIPGGAHTYAKGEDQYPEHLAPVISHGRGAHVWDVDGNEYVEYGSGLRSVSLGHAHPRVTEAVRREIERGSNFTRPSIVEAEAAERFLENVPTADMVKFTKNGSDATTAAVRLARGVTGRPLVALCADHAFFSTDDWFIGTTAMPAGIPGEITDLTVRFPYGDLAATEALLQQHDGQVACLILEAATQQDPPSGYLAGLRDLAHRYGALLVFDEMITGFRFSEHGAQGLFGVTPDLSTFGKALGNGFAVSALAGKREFMELGGLRDPRERVFLLSTTHGAETHSLAAAMAVMDTYEAEDVTARLHALGARLAAGVREVAAAHDVADHVVVRGRDSNLVFGTLDASGAPSQDYRTLFLRQLLTGGVLGPSFVVSAALTDADIDHTVEAVAGACVVYRKALDAGDPSPWLGGRPVKPVFRRKA, from the coding sequence ATGGACCTGCCCCGCTCCCGTGCCGCGAACGAGCGGCTGCACCGGGTGATCCCCGGCGGCGCGCACACCTACGCCAAGGGTGAGGACCAGTACCCCGAGCACCTCGCGCCCGTGATCTCCCACGGCCGCGGCGCGCACGTGTGGGACGTCGACGGCAACGAGTACGTGGAGTACGGCTCGGGCCTGCGCTCGGTGAGCCTCGGGCACGCCCATCCGCGCGTGACCGAAGCCGTGCGCCGCGAGATCGAGCGGGGCAGCAACTTCACGCGTCCGTCCATTGTGGAAGCCGAGGCCGCGGAGCGGTTCCTCGAGAACGTGCCGACCGCGGACATGGTCAAGTTCACCAAGAACGGCTCCGACGCGACGACGGCCGCCGTGCGGCTCGCGCGTGGCGTGACGGGGCGGCCGCTGGTCGCGTTGTGCGCCGACCACGCGTTCTTCTCCACCGACGACTGGTTCATCGGCACCACGGCCATGCCCGCCGGCATCCCGGGTGAGATCACGGACCTGACGGTGCGGTTCCCGTACGGCGACCTCGCGGCGACCGAGGCCCTGCTGCAGCAGCACGACGGGCAGGTCGCGTGCCTGATCCTGGAAGCCGCGACGCAGCAGGACCCGCCCTCCGGGTACCTCGCGGGTCTGCGCGACCTCGCCCACCGCTACGGCGCGCTGCTGGTCTTCGACGAGATGATCACCGGCTTCCGCTTCTCCGAGCACGGCGCGCAGGGGCTGTTCGGCGTCACGCCGGACCTGTCCACGTTCGGCAAGGCGCTCGGCAACGGCTTCGCCGTGTCGGCCCTGGCCGGCAAGCGCGAGTTCATGGAGCTCGGCGGCCTGCGCGACCCGCGCGAGCGCGTGTTCCTCCTGTCCACGACCCACGGCGCCGAGACGCACTCGCTCGCCGCGGCGATGGCCGTGATGGACACCTACGAGGCCGAGGACGTCACCGCGCGCCTGCACGCGCTGGGCGCGCGGCTGGCCGCCGGTGTGCGCGAGGTGGCCGCGGCGCACGACGTGGCCGACCACGTGGTGGTGCGTGGCCGTGACAGCAACCTGGTCTTCGGCACGCTCGACGCGTCCGGCGCGCCGTCTCAGGACTACCGCACGCTGTTCCTGCGCCAGCTCTTGACGGGCGGCGTGCTGGGCCCGTCGTTCGTGGTCAGCGCGGCCCTGACGGACGCCGACATCGACCACACCGTCGAGGCGGTGGCCGGGGCCTGCGTGGTCTACCGCAAGGCGCTGGACGCGGGCGACCCGTCGCCGTGGCTCGGCGGACGGCCGGTGAAACCGGTGTTCCGCCGCAAGGCCTGA